One genomic segment of Brassica napus cultivar Da-Ae chromosome A3, Da-Ae, whole genome shotgun sequence includes these proteins:
- the LOC106428210 gene encoding protein RESTRICTED TEV MOVEMENT 2-like: protein MAARQQPRGTGLVVQYEDLVPKSEWKDQPEATILTIDLPGFTKEQIKVTYVHTSRMIRVTGERPLGDRRWSRFNEVFTVPQNCLVDKIHGSFKNNALTITMPKETITKMPNLPETSKTVAEKVKQLEEKRLLEEAARKEKEEEDEKKRKLLEEKEAILRKLQEEAKEKEMADKARKLQEEAIAKEMAEARKFQEEVRARKLQEEAIAKEERKRVEEARARQLQEEAKAKEKLEERKRVEEASLKKKSVDESVENRKIIERVLPEVDYTKSGSGSVTKPVSGRAREVMKSAEEKLSYVVEKEKKTEKGMVEKMRGKKITSEEKKLMVNTGVAALVIFALGAYVSYTFCSSSSSPPSKPE, encoded by the exons ATGGCAGCAAGACAGCAACCAAGAGGAACAGGCTTGGTGGTTCAGTATGAGGATCTTGTCCCCAAATCTGAATGGAAAGATCAGCCTGAGGCCACTATTCTCACCATTGATCTGCCAG GTTTTACAAAGGAGCAAATAAAGGTAACGTATGTGCACACCTCAAGGATGATAAGAGTCACCGGAGAGCGTCCCTTGGGTGATAGGAGATGGAGTCGTTTCAACGAAGTGTTCACTGTTCCACAGAACTGTCTAGTGGATAAGATCCATGGGAGCTTCAAGAACAATGCCCTCACCATCACCATGCCTAAGGAGACGATTACGAAAATGCCTAACCTTCCGGAGACTTCTAAAACTGTGGCTGAGAAGGTGAAGCAGCTGGAGGAGAAGAGGTTGTTGGAAGAAGCTGCAaggaaagagaaggaagaagaggatgagaagaagaggaagcttCTGGAAGAGAAAGAGGCAATACTTAGGAAGCTGCAAGAAGAAGCTAAAGAAAAGGAGATGGCTGATAAGGCGAGAAAGCTTCAAGAAGAAGCTATAGCAAAAGAGATGGCTGAGGCAAGAAAGTTTCAAGAAGAAGTTAGAGCAAGGAAGCTTCAAGAAGAGGCCATAGCAAAAGAGGAGAGGAAGCGTGTGGAAGAAGCTAGAGCAAGGCAGCTTCAAGAAGAGGCCAAAGCAAAAGAGAAGCTTGAGGAGAGGAAGCGTGTGGAAGAAGCTTCACTAAAGAAAAAGTCTGTGGATGAATCTGTAGAAAACAGGAAGATCATTGAGAGGGTGCTTCCAGAAGTGGACTATACAAAATCCGGCTCCGGTTCTGTGACCAAACCTGTGTCTGGAAGAGCAAGAGAGGTCATGAAATCAGCAGAAGAGAAACTAAGTTACGTGGTGgagaaggaaaagaaaacagagaaagGGATGGTGGAGAAAATGAGAGGAAAAAAGATAACAAGTGAAGAGAAGAAGTTGATGGTGAATACAGGAGTGGCTGCTCTTGTGATCTTTGCTCTTGGAGCTTACGTTTCTTATACCTTTtgctcatcttcttcatctcctcctAGCAAACCAGAATGA
- the LOC106358543 gene encoding chlorophyll(ide) b reductase NOL, chloroplastic: MAASSGFHVSSSPLLRLRSSSVAYAAQPPFLSPCNGRRLLAESFGLSTVTVSRQNLSVSPPSAVVEARISGEREPMTPPYNVLITGSTKGIGHALAREFLKAGDNVVICSRSAERVESVVKSLKEEYGEEHVWGTKCDVREGKDVKDLVSYCQNNLKYIDIWINNAGSNAYSFKPLSEASDEDLIEVVKTNTLGLMLCCREAMNMMLTQSRGGHIFNIDGAGSDGRPTPRFAAYGATKRSVVHLTKSLQAELQMQDVKNVVVHNLSPGMVTTDLLMSGATTKQAKFFINVLAEPAEVVAEYLVPNIRAIPASGSMKPTYIRFLTGIKAYTKIFSRVALGARKNRYVTEE; this comes from the exons ATGGCGGCTTCAAGTGGTTTCCATGTCTCTTCCTCTCCTTTGCTTAGGCTTCGCTCTTCCTCCGTCGCATACGCCGCTCAACCTCCGTTTCTCTCTCCTTGTAACGGTCGTCGTTTACTAGCAGAAAGCTTCGGCCTCTCAACTGTAACTGTTTCGCGCCAAAACCTCTCGGTTTCTCCGCCGTCTGCGGTGGTGGAAGCTCGCATCTCAGGAGAGAGAGAACCGATGACGCCTCCATATAACGTCTTGATCACTGGCTCGACCAAAG GTATAGGACATGCATTAGCTAGAGAGTTTCTGAAAGCAGGAGACAACGTTGTCATATGTTCCAGATCAG CTGAACGAGTTGAGTCTGTTGTTAAGAGTCTTAAGGAAGAATATGGGGAGGAGCATGTGTGG GGAACTAAGTGTGATGTTAGAGAAGGGAAGGATGTGAAGGATCTTGTATCTTATTGTCAGAATAATCTTAAATACATTGACATTTGG ATTAATAATGCTGGATCTAACGCATACAGCTTTAAACCTTTGTCTGAGGCCTCTGATGAGGATCTTAT tgAAGTTGTGAAAACCAACACTCTTGGGCTGATGTTATGTTGCCGAGAG GCAATGAATATGATGTTGACCCAATCTCGGGGTGGTCATATCTTCAATATCGATGGAGCTGGCTCAGATGGAAGACCAACACCCAG GTTTGCCGCATATGGTGCAACAAAACGGAGTGTTGTTCACCTGACAAAGTCATTACAA GCAGAGTTGCAGATGCAAGATGTCAAAAATGTTGTGGTGCACAATCTATCG CCTGGAATGGTCACAACTGATCTACTCATGTCCGGAGCTACAACAAAACAA GCCAAGTTCTTCATCAATGTTTTGGCTGAGCCAGCTGAAGTG GTTGCTGAGTATCTTGTCCCGAACATCAGAGCAATACCAGCTAGCGGATCTATGAAGCCGACTTACATCCGTTTCCTAACCGGAATCAAAGCCTATACCAAAATATTCTCA AGAGTTGCATTGGGAGCAAGGAAGAATAGATACGTGACTGAAGAGTAG
- the LOC125592866 gene encoding putative F-box protein At1g50870, with amino-acid sequence MRVFKKKVLLSNQTWMKKRRRRERPKPWSQVDNIPPDVTLEILSRLPPKSIMRHRCVSKLWSYLTSLPSFINSFTSRSTSRPPTLMVTLSSESAKYVLFFPTTPKPSSYSPLYSYEITNLDWKDSRSESIHGLILTPVFKIWNPTLRQFLALPHPPAQHSSSRGWSSYLGYDPLECRHKVLCVVSKIYSGQPLILTLGAQESWIIISEGRCPIHRPTGGYGRCVNGILYYRACLLGDDQEIIMSFDVKSENFNNIKLPEGSSQLYMIPYEGRVALVAHDYHVVKLYILKDAHGHEWKSFIFNVPSERVRM; translated from the coding sequence ATGAGGGTATTCAAGAAGAAAGTATTATTGAGCAATCAGAcatggatgaagaagagaagaagacgagAGAGACCCAAACCATGGTCTCAAGTAGACAATATTCCTCCTGATGTAACCTTGGAGATACTCTCAAGGCTTCCTCCAAAATCGATCATGAGACATCGATGTGTCTCGAAGCTGTGGTCTTATTTGACCTCACTTCCAAGTTTTATCAACTCGTTCACGTCTCGGTCTACTTCACGACCACCGACTCTTATGGTCACCTTATCATCAGAATCGgcaaaatatgtattattcttCCCTACCACCCCGAAACCGTCAAGTTATTCTCCATTATACAGTTATGAAATAACAAACTTAGATTGGAAAGATTCGCGATCCGAGAGCATCCATGGATTGATTTTAACACCCGTATTCAAGATTTGGAACCCAACCTTGAGACAGTTTTTAGCCTTACCACATCCTCCTGCTCAGCACAGCTCAAGTCGAGGTTGGTCGTCTTATTTAGGATACGATCCATTGGAGTGTAGACACAAAGTACTTTGTGTAGTATCTAAAATATACTCGGGTCAGCCTCTGATTCTTACGTTGGGAGCTCAAGAATCATGGATAATAATATCCGAAGGACGTTGCCCTATCCATCGCCCAACTGGAGGATATGGGCGATGCGTCAATGGGATTCTGTATTATAGAGCTTGTCTTCTTGGTGAtgatcaagaaataataatgaGCTTTGATGTCAAATCTGAAaacttcaataatataaaattaccGGAGGGTTCTAGTCAGCTTTATATGATACCTTATGAGGGAAGGGTAGCCTTAGTTGCTCATGATTATCATGTtgttaaactttatattttgaaagatGCACATGGGCACGAATGGAAAagctttatttttaatgtgCCATCTGAGAGGGTGCGGATGTAA